The genomic window CATTTTCTAATGAATTGAGTTTGCAATATCTCCTTGATAAAGGGGCAAAGGTAGCATTTGAAGATGTGCAAGAATTTTTGAGTTACTTTTTAAAGGCTTTTCCAAATAAGGCACAAAATCAAAGAATCTTTATGCGTTTATACAAACCAATCCGAGAGGATATTACTTCAGAGCAGTTTTATACACTTGTGCGAAAAATTGCACTAGATAATACTGCTGATAAAGGATTTGAAAGAGTATCCTATGAATTATTGCCTATCATCTTAAAGGATAAGGGGGAAGATATTGATTTAAATGCTAAAGATGAAAATGGTAATACACTAATGCACCATATTGCATATAATGCAACCTACGGAAGCAATATGAGTGTATTTCATATTCTTAAAGATTTTGGTGTAGATGTGAATGCGAAAAATAAAAATGGTGATACGCCCTTGCATATATTGACACAAAAAGGCAACCCTTATCTCATCGCTCAACTTTTGGCACTCGGAGGGGATTCTTCAGTGCGCAATAATGAAGGATTAATACCATTGCAGGTAGAAATATTTTCTAGAAATTATTATCGTGAAGTGCTTAAGCTTTTATGTGAGCAACAGGCAAAAGAGGAGACAAAAATACAAGAGTGTATCGCGCAACATCTAAATTAAGACTTAAAGAGGGAGCTAAGCGCGTCTATACCTGTTTTTTCAGCTGGGGTATTTTCATTTTCAAGTGGCTTAGATTCTGTAATTTCTTGGAGTTCAATATCGCATTCACATAACATACTTGCAAGACGTATATTTACACCATTTTTACCAATATCTTATTGTAAAAGAGTTTCTAAGATTGCATATTATACAATCGCGCTTTTACATAATAAAAGAATTGAATACAATTTGGGGAGCAAGATATGGCAAAAGATTTACTACAAAAAGCCTTAGAGCGCGATGAGCTAAGCGCAGAGGAGCTAAGCAGGCTTTATGATTATGATATTTTTACTCTAGCAGAGGCGGCACAAAGCATACGCACAAATCTCTATGGAAAAAAGGTATTTTTTAACAACAATCGTCATATTAATCCAAGCAATATTTGCGCCGATGTCTGCAAGTTCTGCGCCTTTTCAGCCTCACGCAAAAATCCAAATCCCTATTCTATGAGCATTGATGAGATTCTCACCCACGCGCAAACTGCCTACAACAATGGCGCAAAGGAGATTCATATCGTCTCCAGTCATAATCCAGATTATACTTATGATTGGTATTTTACGCTTTTTAGAGAGATTAAAAAGGCTCTTCCGCAAGTGCATTTAAAGGCACTTACTGCCGCGGAGGTAGATTATATTGATAGAATCTCACATAAGGGCTACCAAAAAGTGCTTGAAGATATGGTGCAAGTGGGCGTAGATTCTATGCCCGGAGGCGGTGCTGAAATTTTTGATGAAGAGGTGCGCGCTTTTATCTGCAAGGGCAAGGTAAGTTCCAAAAGATGGCTTGAGATTCACACATATTGGCACAGCCTCGGCAAAATGAGTAATGCCACAATGCTTTTTGGGCATACCGAGCAAAGAAAACATAGAATCGACCATATGCTGCGTTTGCGCGAAGCTCAAAGCCCAGATGATAAGGTAGCAAACAAGCATGGGGGATTCAATGCCTTTATTCCGCTTTTGTATCAAAAGGAGAATAACTTTTTAAACATTACAGATTTTCCTACCGGGCAGGAGATTCTAAAAACTATAAGCATAGCGAGAATCTTGCTCCATAATATCCCACATATCAAAGCATATTGGGCGACTTTGGGACTTAATCTCGCCATTGTAGCGCAGGATTTTGGTGCAGATGATATGGACGGGACAATCCAAATAGAATCAATCCAATCTGCTGCTGGAGCAAAAAGCAAAGGCGGTTTAAGCAAAGAAGAGCTTGTGAGCCAGATTAAAGACGCAGGATTTATTGCCATAGAGCGAGATTCTTTATACAATGAACTAGCAGAGTGCTAAATGCGTTGCTCCCATTGTCAGCTTGAATACGATGCGGGTGCACTTTATACGCGCTGTGATAAAAATGGCAAGGAATTGCATTTTTGTTGTAATGGCTGCGAAAGCGTGTATTTTTTACTCCAAGATTCTCAACTTGATAGCTTTTATGACAAACTCACTAAGCCCCTCTCTCCGCCCACACAAGAGGTGCAAAAAAACGATTTAATGCGCTTTGATAGTGAGGCTTTTACGCAAAAATATGTTAAGAGCGTGAAAAAAGATGATATGGAGCTTAGCGAAGTGCATTTCATTATCAGCGGGATTCACTGCGCAGCGTGTATTTGGCTCAATGAAAAAATGCTTCTTAATGCAGAGGGTGTAGAAAGTGTAGCAATTAATTACACCAACAACAAAGCTACAATTATATGGGATAAAAGCAAACTTGCCCTAAGCGAGATTATCGCGCTCATTCGCTCAATTGGCTATGACGCATATGTGTATGATAGCAGGATTCAAGAAAGTGCGGATAAAGCACAGATGAAAGAATATTATATCCGCGTCATTGTCGCGCTTTTTTGCACGATGAATATTATGTGGGTGGCAATCGCACAATATAGCGGATATTTTCTAGGCATACAAGAAGACGCAAAAGATATACTCAATCTTGCCTCCTTTGTCCTCTGCACTCCTGCACTCTTTTATTCTGGCTGGGTATTTTATCGCTCAAGCTATTATGGACTTAAAAATGGCTTTATTGGTATGGATTTGCTCGTAGCAGTTGGCTCTACGCTTACTTATGGCTATTCTATTTATGCTGCACTTACGCGCAGTGGCGAGACTTATTTTGAATCTGTGAGTATGATTATTACCTTCGTGCTTATTGGCAAATTCCTTGAAGTGCGTGCGCGAAAAAATGCTGGAGACAGCCTTGATAAGCTTAATCATCTTTTGCCTACAAGCGTAATGATAGTTGAAGATTCTGGAGCAACGCGTGAGGTTACACCCGAAGAAGTGCAAGTAGGAGATAAAATCTTAGTTCGCGCTGGAGAAAAAATCGCTGTTGATGGTGTGCTTTACTCTCAAAATGCACTTTTTGATACCAAAGCCATAAGTGGAGAATCTTTGCCTTTAGAAATAAGCAAAGGTGGTGAAGTGCTTTCTGGCTATGTGAATCTTAATCATCAAATTTTTTATACTGCAAGCAAAGCGTTTTCACAAAGCCTAATGAGCCATATTATCACCCTTGTAAGCTCCTCGCTCAATCATCGCCCACAGATTCAAAATCTTGCCAATAGTCTTTCGCAATATTTTTCACGTGTTATTTTAAGCATTGCCCTACTCTGCTTTTTAGGGTGGTATTTTATAGGTGATGTAGGAAGCGAAAAGGCATTGATGATAGCCATATCTGTGATTATTATCGCTTGTCCTTGTGCATTAGCTCTTGCTACTCCAATCGCCTCTGTGGTGGGGATTGGAGAATCTTATAAGCATAATGTGCTTTTTAGAGAGGCGAGATTCCTAGAAAGTCTTGCAAAGGCAAAACTTGTGGTATTTGATAAAACAGGCACTTTAACGCTTGGAGAACCAAAAGTGCAAAAATGCCATTTGAATGGGGTGTATGACAAAATGCTGCTTTTGGAATTTGTGCGCTTAAGTAAGCACCCTGTGGCAGAAGGTATCGCGCAGTTTTTAGAATCAAATAAAGATTTGGCATCTCAAACACAGCACTTTACTTTAGAGCATTTTACGCAATATGATGCCAAAGGCATTAGCGCGGTAGATTCCCAATCTCGACTTTTTGGTGGGAATCTCGCCTTTCTCGCGCAAAATGGATTTGATATTCCCATTTTGAATCTTGGCGGAGGTATGATTTTTGGCTATGGGATTCAAAAAGGGGATAAATGCGTGTTATGCGAGGTTTTTGAACTCTATGATGAGCCAAAACCATTTGCGAGGGAACTCATAGAATCTCTGCGCAAAAAGGGTGTGGAGAGCGTCTTGCTTAGTGGCGATAGGGAACAAAGTGTGAAAGAAATAAGCGCAAAGTGTGGCATTACACAGGCTTTTTACACTCTATCTCCCTTACAAAAGGCAGAGTGGATAGAATCCTATAAACAAAATCACCCAAAAGATGTGCTCGTAATGGTGGGTGATGGGATTAATGACGCCCCGGCATTAAGTAAAAGTGATGTGGCTATTTCTATGGGCGCAGGGAGTGATATTGCGATTTTGAGTAGCGATGTAGTGATTCTTGATGATAAATTAAGCACATTGTGTAATGCCTTTGGCATAGCACATAGCACTTTTGGCACGATTAAACAAAATATTATGCTTAGCATTGGCTATAACGCCCTTAGTGTGCCATTGGCTGTGGCAGGACTTGTAATACCGCTTTTTGCGGCATTGTCGATGAGTCTTAGCTCGCTCATTGTGGTGCTCAACTCTATGCGACTAAAGAGATTTAAGGGTGTAGATTCACATTAAAATCCTATCGCATAAAAATGGGTAGATTCTAACTAAGCAATGTAAAAATTATATAAGAATTAAAAAATTGAGCGAATCTTATGAAAGTTTAAAGTAATATGTTGTGTTTTTAAATTTTCACAAGGAGGACTTATGAAAAAACATGTTGTGTTTTTTGAGGCAGTAGGCGGTAGCGACAAAGGCAGAGATGGACACAGAAAAGACACTGTGCCAATGATGGATTATCTCAAAAAGCTTGGCTGGAATGCAGAAGTCGTGTTTTTCACAGATGAGATTCTAAAAGATGAGGCAAAAAAGAATGAAATCTATGAATATGTGAAAAAGTCCGCTGATGCGTATGTTTCACGCGTAAATCCGGGGAATCTCAAAGAGGAGAAACTCTATTTTGATGTGTTGCGCGAACTTTGTGCTAATGGCGTGATTGGTATGCCTCACCCTGATGCGATGATTGGCTATGGTGCGAAAGATGCTTTGACAAAACTCCGCAATACAGAGCTTGTGCCAACAGACACTTTGGCGTATTATGACCCAAGTGAAGCGGCAAGAATTGGCGTGAAATGGGAAGCAGGTGGCGAGCACGACTTCAAAAAGAATTTCCCTAAAACACTTGCAAAAGGTGAGCGCGTTTTGAAACAAAATCGTGGTTCAACAGGTGAGGGGATTTGGCGTGTGCAGATTAAAGATGGTAGCTATGGTAAAGTGAGCGAATTGCCACTTGATACGATTATCCGCTGCACAGAAGCGGTGGATAATCACGTAGAAGAGCATAAGCTTGGCGAGTTTATGGATTTTTGTGAGAAATACCTCAAGGGCGATAATGGTATGCTCGTAGATATGACATTCTTGCCTCGTATTAAAGAAGGTGAGATTAGAATCCTTATGCTTTACAAAGACCCTATTTATGTCGTGCATAAAAAACCAGCTGAAGGCGC from Helicobacter typhlonius includes these protein-coding regions:
- a CDS encoding Cj0069 family protein — its product is MKKHVVFFEAVGGSDKGRDGHRKDTVPMMDYLKKLGWNAEVVFFTDEILKDEAKKNEIYEYVKKSADAYVSRVNPGNLKEEKLYFDVLRELCANGVIGMPHPDAMIGYGAKDALTKLRNTELVPTDTLAYYDPSEAARIGVKWEAGGEHDFKKNFPKTLAKGERVLKQNRGSTGEGIWRVQIKDGSYGKVSELPLDTIIRCTEAVDNHVEEHKLGEFMDFCEKYLKGDNGMLVDMTFLPRIKEGEIRILMLYKDPIYVVHKKPAEGADAFSATLFSGAKYRYDKPEQWSTLVDYFLSNLPEIKTKLGNYDLPLIWTADFILDTDANGKDKYVLGEINCSCVGFTSPAEFLDKTARRVANTIINIVEDAKS
- the mqnE gene encoding aminofutalosine synthase MqnE; this translates as MAKDLLQKALERDELSAEELSRLYDYDIFTLAEAAQSIRTNLYGKKVFFNNNRHINPSNICADVCKFCAFSASRKNPNPYSMSIDEILTHAQTAYNNGAKEIHIVSSHNPDYTYDWYFTLFREIKKALPQVHLKALTAAEVDYIDRISHKGYQKVLEDMVQVGVDSMPGGGAEIFDEEVRAFICKGKVSSKRWLEIHTYWHSLGKMSNATMLFGHTEQRKHRIDHMLRLREAQSPDDKVANKHGGFNAFIPLLYQKENNFLNITDFPTGQEILKTISIARILLHNIPHIKAYWATLGLNLAIVAQDFGADDMDGTIQIESIQSAAGAKSKGGLSKEELVSQIKDAGFIAIERDSLYNELAEC
- a CDS encoding heavy metal translocating P-type ATPase — encoded protein: MRCSHCQLEYDAGALYTRCDKNGKELHFCCNGCESVYFLLQDSQLDSFYDKLTKPLSPPTQEVQKNDLMRFDSEAFTQKYVKSVKKDDMELSEVHFIISGIHCAACIWLNEKMLLNAEGVESVAINYTNNKATIIWDKSKLALSEIIALIRSIGYDAYVYDSRIQESADKAQMKEYYIRVIVALFCTMNIMWVAIAQYSGYFLGIQEDAKDILNLASFVLCTPALFYSGWVFYRSSYYGLKNGFIGMDLLVAVGSTLTYGYSIYAALTRSGETYFESVSMIITFVLIGKFLEVRARKNAGDSLDKLNHLLPTSVMIVEDSGATREVTPEEVQVGDKILVRAGEKIAVDGVLYSQNALFDTKAISGESLPLEISKGGEVLSGYVNLNHQIFYTASKAFSQSLMSHIITLVSSSLNHRPQIQNLANSLSQYFSRVILSIALLCFLGWYFIGDVGSEKALMIAISVIIIACPCALALATPIASVVGIGESYKHNVLFREARFLESLAKAKLVVFDKTGTLTLGEPKVQKCHLNGVYDKMLLLEFVRLSKHPVAEGIAQFLESNKDLASQTQHFTLEHFTQYDAKGISAVDSQSRLFGGNLAFLAQNGFDIPILNLGGGMIFGYGIQKGDKCVLCEVFELYDEPKPFARELIESLRKKGVESVLLSGDREQSVKEISAKCGITQAFYTLSPLQKAEWIESYKQNHPKDVLVMVGDGINDAPALSKSDVAISMGAGSDIAILSSDVVILDDKLSTLCNAFGIAHSTFGTIKQNIMLSIGYNALSVPLAVAGLVIPLFAALSMSLSSLIVVLNSMRLKRFKGVDSH